The Sulfuricystis thermophila genome segment GACGAGAATCACCGACCAGGAAAGATACAGCCAGAGCAGAAAGATCGGTATCGCCGAGAATGCCCCGTAGATCAGCGTATAGGTCGGCAGTTTGACGATGTAGAGCGCGAACAGCCGCTGCATGCCGACGAAGGCGAGCGCCGTCAGTCCCCCTGACAGGAAGGCATGTGAGCGCGCCACCGGTCGGTTGGGCAAGGCCCAGTAGAGCACCCCGAACAACGCAGCGAGAAAGAGCAACGGCAGGGCTTCGGCAAAAGCGAGGCGCACCCAGCGCGGCTCGTCGATCCAACCGAATGATACCGTCGCCAGATAGGTGGTACTGGCCAGTGCGCCGCCGAACACCAGCGGGCCGAGCATGAGGGCCAGCAAGTGTAGCCCCAGCCGTTTGATGAACGGACGCGGCTTCTTGACCTTCCAGATTGCGGCGAAGCTGCGCTCGATGGTCAACATCTGCAACAGTGCCGTCGCTGCCAGGAAGGCAAGCCCGATCCAGGTCAGCCGATGGGCGCGCTGGGCGAAATCGCCCAGGTAATTGGCGATCACCTTGCCAGCCTTTTCCGGCAGCAACGTGGTCAAGAGAAACTGTTCGAGCGCCGCGGAAAGCT includes the following:
- a CDS encoding YihY family inner membrane protein translates to MVLIPVRLLINVVKRFNAEHYAQTAAALSFATLLGLVPMVVVGATLIESLPFGIKLSAALEQFLLTTLLPEKAGKVIANYLGDFAQRAHRLTWIGLAFLAATALLQMLTIERSFAAIWKVKKPRPFIKRLGLHLLALMLGPLVFGGALASTTYLATVSFGWIDEPRWVRLAFAEALPLLFLAALFGVLYWALPNRPVARSHAFLSGGLTALAFVGMQRLFALYIVKLPTYTLIYGAFSAIPIFLLWLYLSWSVILVGALVTAELPAVLRR